GACGACCCTACACCATACAGGCTCAATGTAAGCAATAACGTAGGCCAGCTCCTCATCTATGAACTCAAAAGCAAGCAATGGCGCTTTGAGTTTAACCGTGAAACGGGGTTCCTGCGCACGACCCTAAGCCACCTATCACAGTTCCCGATGCTCAAACCCTCTATCACCTATGGGGGGCACAGACTTGTTGAGATAGAAGTGTTGGACAGCAAAATCATCATGCTCATAGCCTTGTTAGACTACAGCTTCTGGGGGTTTGAGTCTGGATTCGCTCAGTTTCTACACTTCGTCTCTGGTTCAACCACTAAGACCCTCGCACAGGCAACTGAACACCTTTCTCCAGAAGATGAGTTAACAATGTCATACAACGAATACATTGAACGCGGAGGCATAGCGGAAGACCCTGTACACGCCAAGCCAACCAAGAGCCAGAATCTGTTCTTAGGAGAAATGGAAGGAGGCGACATTTACCTGAACACTCTCTACGCCACCTCTATTACACCTTTACAGGCTGAGACTCTAATTTCTTTGTTCAGGCTGGGGAGAAGCAGGGTGCAGAACAAAGACTTCTACAGATTAAGGAAACTTGTATCAGCCCCAGACACGGTAAATGATATATTGAAGTTGCTTCCATTAGAGGATGCGGAAGCATTGCTTGATACAGATGAATTTCACTTTTTTTTCGACAAAGTCCTTTTTGACAAAAACTATGCCCATGGAGACAGATTCATGAAGCTGCGCGCTGCCTTCAAAAACAGGTTCCCTGCAATATTTGTATTCACTGAGTGGCTAAACAAAAAAGATACGAACTTGCTTTCGAATCTTTTAAACAGAATGGAAGCTCATTTCTTGGTGGAGAGGGTTTGCAAGGTGTTAATGGTGAAAGATGAAACCGTACCATTTTTCCCGATTATGAGCAGGACTGGTAAGTACTCACTTTTAACTGTAAAAGGAGCCGAAGACATAGTAATGGAATTGGTTCGTAAAGAGATACGGAAAATTTCTACTGTTGATGATTTTCTTCGATGCGCAGAACCTTGGGAAGAAGGTCATCAGTTGACTTAGGCGACATCTTACCGCAGCATCAACCCGCATTTACAGCTAAGCAATGCCTGATGGACACAATGTTTAAACGGGCATTGCTTTAGTTTGCCAATGGGTAAAGCCATTTTCACAAATGCCTATTGACTTCTCTTCAGCTTAGCACTCATAGCAAAAGCAGCAAAGCGCCTTCAGACGGGCAAGATATCGGTGAACACAGGTGATATGAAAGGCTGCAGAGCAAACAACGCCAAATAAGCCGTTTTAAGACACTTTCATGCCAAACCCTCACAATCACCTTGCCGCAAATAGATAATGCGCCACAAGGTCTAAGAATAGCCTTAAACGGGATTTCATCCAAAAGGTTGCACCTCAACTGGCGGCACAGGGGCTTCGCGGCTATTAATTCTTAAATGTAAGACATTTTCATTAGCGGGTAAAGGCAGAGAGAGGAAGTTTAAACGCCATTTTCCTTTATAGCGAAAGAGAGAGTTATAAGGTAAATTTAAAATTTAAATTCTAAGTGAGCCTGAGCGATAGTGAAGGCTGGCAAATGAGCTTCAGCGAATTTGCCCCTATTTACAATAGACATTTTACTTTAAGATATTTTAATAAACGTTTTAAAAGGACATTTACCTAATGCCCTTTTAAATATCTTCTAATGCCCTTTAAAACGTCATTTTAAAGAACCGCATATACCATCATATAAGCGAACGCCGCGCGCGGGCACGCGTAAATGCTTTCTCTCCGCTAAAGGTTCAAACATGGAAGAGAAAATTTTCCTCAGCAGCCAAAAAGCTGCCGAGACTACTGGCATTAAACAAAACCATACTCCTCAAGTGAGCCCTTACTCTCCCGCCTCTACTAAAATGCCTCGTCAACAAATGCCGTCAGTGTAAAAGTGATAGGCATTTATTGCCTCATGGTACAGCATTTGGAAGTTTTCATCATCAATATAAGGGGCAGGAATCCCTTTCTTCTTCATCCTCGTTTCCAACTCAAAGGCACCGTACGCCTGCGCAAATCGCTCTTTGAAGTCAGGTTCGCCCAAGTGCGCATAAGCCAGATAAGGCCACTTGTTGTAAATGAAGTAATCAGCGTGCTGGCGCAACTCCTCAAGGATGGCAAAGTACAGCGCCTGTCCAAAAGCGCGCTTCCCTTCCCTCCGCAAATTCATAATGCCACCCGCCACAGATACGTCGTCAAACTTAAGCCCCTCCAGTTTCAGTTCTTTCTCCTGCTCAAAGTACAGGCAGGCAACCCTATAGTCCCTTTTGAAATCGAGCACATTCTCCCTGCACAGAAAAGCGGAGTAGATGTGGTCAAGGTGGTTCTCCTTGCCTATCAGCCTGAATAATTGCAGGTTATGCTCCTGCATTACCTTTATGTGAATCTGCTCCATTACCATTACAGGTTAAAGTGCTTTTTAAGGTTGGCATCTACCTCGTCGGATATATAAACTTTGCCCATGACACCGATGCCGATTATGTTTGTTTCTTTGTCAAAGGTTACTCTGGTGAGGGAAAAAAGCACGTAGTCATCCACGTTTAGCATAGTGTATGCCGCAGCGTCAGCGAGTTGCATCACTATTGAGCGACCCGCAAATGCAATCATTCCTTCAAGACCAGAGCCTTCCGTTGCTTCACTGGCTTTTTCCTCCACGCCCACCGCGTTCACTATGGCCTGTTTGAAGGCTTCCTTGTGCTTTGCTTCATCAGGGTTGGTGAAAACCAAAACCCCCGCAAGTGCAGCAAGACCCAACAGGCAGTTTTGGACGCTTACACGCGCCTTTCTAACAACAGGCTTAATTACAGCATCATCAACAGCATCATCATAA
This window of the Pontibacter russatus genome carries:
- a CDS encoding DUF4359 domain-containing protein; its protein translation is MLGTYVYPNIVFRFAYHFTQAELHLLMETLTAQAIQNHARHLTLQQWLKENPNASINAYYSEFGAQAMPTINTATSAPTAAPVAYDDAVDDAVIKPVVRKARVSVQNCLLGLAALAGVLVFTNPDEAKHKEAFKQAIVNAVGVEEKASEATEGSGLEGMIAFAGRSIVMQLADAAAYTMLNVDDYVLFSLTRVTFDKETNIIGIGVMGKVYISDEVDANLKKHFNL